ATATTCATTTTTGCAGCCTCTGCCTCTTTCCGGGTATCCTTTCCATCGATAAAAACATTACCCTGTGTTTGATTGAGTACTCCGCAAATAATATTCATGGTGGTTGATTTACCGGCTCCGTTGGAACCCAGCAAACCAATCACCCCGTCTGGTTGATCTCGAGATTGATATCCCTGATGGCCCAGGCCGTACTGTATTTATGCGAAAGATTTTCAACTTTTAAAATACTGCTCATTGTTGCATATTGAATTGTATGATTAATAGGATCATTATGAAATCAGGTAAAAGTTTTGGGCAATAGGATCCCTGAAGCACAGGAAAAATTTTTTCAAACTCTGCCTGTACCAGTATTGAGCACCGTTCAATTACTTCTACCCTTTACTCATCAGGGCATTGGATTGAACGTAACATCCACGATCTTCGGGAACCCGGTTTCTTCCGCTTCCTTTACAGGCAGCTGGTGGCCCAGCGGAAGTTCGTATTGTCTGAATATGCCACTGTTATCCGGGTTGGCAGGATCGTAAGTACACACCACCAATCTCTTGAACAGTTCATTATAGACGGCTTGTCTGCCAGGCGTTCTGACCATGCCTGGTGTATATCGTTGCATTTTGATAAGGCTGATGGTTTCATTGGCGAAAGTGAGAAGGTTGATTGCCTGACCCATTTTGTAATCATAGGCTTTCACTTGATTTCCTTTGGTATAGACCAGGTAATTGGTACTGGTGTTGATCTCAATAAAAGGAGAACCGGCCACTTCCTTTGCGTCTGCTGAATTCATTTTCTTCACAGATTTCAGGATGGCATTGGAAAGGAACTCGATCACATATCCTTCTTCAGTAACCGGGTTATACAGGAAGGCTGTAATGAGATCTTCATCGATCATACCTTCCATTTTGGTGTTCATTGCTTTGGGCAGGAAGCCATTTTTAGAAAAAGGAAGATTGAGAGGGAACACTCCATTGACATTTGAATTTCCTTGTGCATGGGCTCTTACAAATTCATAGTTCTCCATATCATACAGGAACCTGTTGAATTCGGTAGCTAACCATCCAGGTCCGGTTAAAGTATGAACAGGTGAGGCTTTGAAGGCTGGCGCACCGGGTTCCAATGGCGGAGAGGTGCTGAACATGTCATGTGCGTATATGCCAAAGTAGCTCATATAAAAAGTGACGAATCTGTAGACTTTATTGTCTTGTGTTCCCACAAAACTGCTTTCTCCGGAAACATTCAGCACCACAGGAGAAGTTTCAGTGGGCACCATCGTTTGATTGAGATAACCGGTAATATCTTCATTAACCATAAAATCCATGCTTCTGAAAAATTTTATTTCCTTATCGGTGGTCAGCCCCATCCATTGATAAGGACTCAAACCCCATGGTATATCGGCTCCGATATTGTTGAGAGAAACAGGCTTACCGGTAATTGGTAAATGAATACCCAGTTCGGATTCGATATCGATAAATTTTTTATACCCGTTAGCAGTATAAGTGAGCACGCTCAATTTTGCTGTTCCGGATTTGTCGCCGAGTAATACCCAACCTTCACGGGTTGCCGTAGTCAGGAACACGCTGGTATTGGCCAGTTTCGATTTACCGGTTGTTTTTTCGGTAACGGTGAGCAGACAGGGAATACTGGCAGGGTCCTGATTTTCGAAATCCCCGTAAGTCAGGTAAGAGCGGTGACTGATGGTATCATGTGTATTGAGGTTGGTCCATACGAAATGATAGTCTGCCGTATCGAAACCTGCTGGTTCACCGGGAATACGGATATTGGCTTTGATGGAATCTCCGCCTTCGATCCCTTTGATGATTGTAGTAGTTCCGGAAGGTAACTCAAGCACAAATTCTTTTGAGTTACCTGAATCTGCACTAACAAGATCTTTTTTACAGCCGCTGATGATAAGCAGTATCGAGCATGCCAGCAGCGCTCCGGGCCATAGCTTTCGCGGGCCGGGTTTGAATGCAGAAAAACTATATAAATATTTCATTGTTGTAGTATTGGTAAACTTGAATTGAAACATAAAAACCATATCATGGGAAACTGATCTCATTACCATTTCCGTCCAGTACAGGATGTCCGGCATTCTTCTTCTCAATAAGAAGGGTTTTGGAAAGGGAGATGATTTCTGTTTTGATACTGTTATAGGCATCCCTCAACGGCCCTGATGAAATGCCCGTTAAGAGGATTTCAGTATCATCAATAAAATTATAGAGGTCGTTAAAACTGAATGGATCGAAATACAGGTGTTTGCCAGCTTGCAGATCGATGAAATTATTCAGCGTGGTCATATTCGCATTCGATTGCCAATAGGCCGCGCCCTTACGATTGACAGCTTCCTGCATCACGATCATTTTCGCAGCAGAAAAATTACCATAGAAAGTTTCATTCCTGTCAAAATAAGCAGGCTGCTGAAGCATGTTCCCGAATTTGTAGGTGATCCTGTACCAGGTATGATTACCAGGTTTGAAAAACTGGTTATTCTTCAGGGTGAGTGTTAAAGTTTTTGTTGCCGTGTCAGACAATGGTGGTCTGACCAGTTTCAGCTTGAGTTTATGTACCGACTCGTTGGCGCTGATATAGATAGAATCAAGAGGAGGCAGCACAGCATATTCAACGCCATTCCCTTCCACTTCCAGTAGTACGGGCCGGTTCTTGTCTGACATTCTTCCTTCTGCCCTGATCAATAAATTGTGATTGTACACCTCATTTAATTTCAGGGTATCCATTTGATTGAAACTGATGAGGAAGGAAAATTCCTTTTCTGCAACGTATACATTCTGAATATTTCTGACGTTTGCATCGAGAATATTGGTATTGACAAAATAGGTGAAATCCTCACCCGAAAATTTTGGCGGCATTTCCTTTTTGCAAGACAAGAGTGAAATCATCACTATTGCCAGGCTGAGGAGTTGGAGTGTATTCGATTTATTGTTGGCTTGCATGGATCACATTTTTGATATAACGCATTGAAGTTAGCTGGGGATCATCCTGCACTTATTGACGATAATAAGTTTCGTCCTCAGGCAGCGGCACAACATATTTACCGGCATCCATTGTAACGGTGCTGGTACCTGTATACGATGTGATAGTTCCCAGGTTCAGTCGCTTGAACATAAAATAAGTTTGTCCCTCACCAATAAACTCTCTCTCATACTCTTTGCGGATCTCCAATAACAGATCAGCGGAGGTACTGGCAGGCTGATAATTCACAGGGGTGAGGCCGCGACTCAATCGCAGACTGTTCAGGTAAAAATAACCTTGCTGAAGATCAGGCGCCGTTTCTGCGGCAATCAGGTAGAGCTCAGCTTTTTTGATCAGAGGCTGATAATACCTGAAGGTGGCATCTGTGATATTGGCGTTACTATGCTTTACGAAAACCTTGTAGTTCTTATTGCCTTCCACTCCTGTTTTGAACCAGTATCGTAAACGAAGATCGGTTGATGCAGGATCATACATTGCATCCAGCTTTTCCTGTGTGGGTGTATAGATCATTTCATCATGAACGAGGGGACTGAACATACGGCGGTAATAATCATACAGGCTCCTGTTATCGATCCCAAAAAAGGTCTCTTTACTCAGCAAGGGATCTGAGGCCATTTGCTGTTCAGTTTGCCAGGGGAAGAACGCTTCCTGTTCTGCGATGATCGATTGTGCCGCTGTACCTGCCAGTTCTTTTTTGCCGGCATATAAGAGTACTCTTGCCTGTAAGGTCCTTACAGCATAGTAGTTCATCCGGCGATGGCGGTTAGACAGGTAGTCCATTACTTGTCCATCAGCTGGCATTCCGCTGCGGTCAGCGCCTTTGGTACGGACGGGATCTTTTTCCAGCAGTTTAACAGCTGCATCCAGGTCTTCAAGGATCTTATCGATTGCAGCAGTGGCGGATAAAAGCGGTTGTGCTTCAATGGCAGGCTTTGTTATATAAGGAATAGCGGTATTACCCGGAGAGGCGGCATATACAGGACCGAAGATGCGCAGCATATCAAAATGTAAAAATGCACGGATGGCATAGGCTTCTCCCAACAGGATCTTTTTTTCAACAGGCTCAACCACATTAAAGGAAGGGTTCTCCAGCTTGCTGCAAAAAACATTAGCGCCAAGAATAGTGCGGTACGACTTGCTCCATACCTGCGAAA
This portion of the Pseudobacter ginsenosidimutans genome encodes:
- a CDS encoding DUF4843 domain-containing protein, producing the protein MQANNKSNTLQLLSLAIVMISLLSCKKEMPPKFSGEDFTYFVNTNILDANVRNIQNVYVAEKEFSFLISFNQMDTLKLNEVYNHNLLIRAEGRMSDKNRPVLLEVEGNGVEYAVLPPLDSIYISANESVHKLKLKLVRPPLSDTATKTLTLTLKNNQFFKPGNHTWYRITYKFGNMLQQPAYFDRNETFYGNFSAAKMIVMQEAVNRKGAAYWQSNANMTTLNNFIDLQAGKHLYFDPFSFNDLYNFIDDTEILLTGISSGPLRDAYNSIKTEIISLSKTLLIEKKNAGHPVLDGNGNEISFP
- a CDS encoding RagB/SusD family nutrient uptake outer membrane protein yields the protein MKKLHLTNRTIRVTLVCCLLSFQFFSCKKFLDVQPRDYMFEEEAFSTKKGVEAALNGLYQSLPDSMLYGKTLTIGGTEQFAQYFYPIAGEHQNLFKDYNMTAVRSLFSQVWSKSYRTILGANVFCSKLENPSFNVVEPVEKKILLGEAYAIRAFLHFDMLRIFGPVYAASPGNTAIPYITKPAIEAQPLLSATAAIDKILEDLDAAVKLLEKDPVRTKGADRSGMPADGQVMDYLSNRHRRMNYYAVRTLQARVLLYAGKKELAGTAAQSIIAEQEAFFPWQTEQQMASDPLLSKETFFGIDNRSLYDYYRRMFSPLVHDEMIYTPTQEKLDAMYDPASTDLRLRYWFKTGVEGNKNYKVFVKHSNANITDATFRYYQPLIKKAELYLIAAETAPDLQQGYFYLNSLRLSRGLTPVNYQPASTSADLLLEIRKEYEREFIGEGQTYFMFKRLNLGTITSYTGTSTVTMDAGKYVVPLPEDETYYRQ